DNA sequence from the Nicotiana tomentosiformis chromosome 3, ASM39032v3, whole genome shotgun sequence genome:
ccgtgtatgcggtcactatgcggtccgcataactgttatgcgatcgcataatgcactgcataatagttatgcggtcgcatagccgaccacataattgcccccagactggcccttctcctgctcacttctgcggccattatgcggcccacagagtgattatgcggtcgcataatggaccgcataaacgcgtttttctgccaaaaagttTTTCTTTACCTTCCGGTGctttgttcaacccaaaaagtccgaaccgcggcttgcaagctcgccgcgaagattttataccatcctcaaacacgtaagcctatatggcaccacgaaaccttgaattcacttgcgaaatttaCGGGAATTTACACTGAAATGCTTTAAAaaattctggggtgttacatgAGGCTTGTgaaagggggaagcaggtaagatcctcttttaaatgtaagaaagtggtaagcaccaccaggacgatAGAACTGGTTCATATtgatctctgtggtccaatgagaacattaagcagaggtggtaaacgatatgtgatggtgcttgttgatgattactctaggtttacttggacattgtttttaacatctaaagatgaagcatttgacatgttcacttcttttgttagaaaaacttagAAACAACTaagtaatcaacttgcatcaattaggtctgatcatggcactgaatttgagaatgctaaatttgctgaatttctctgctcctaggactccacagcaaaatggagtagttgaaagaaagaataggataCTTGAAGCTATGGTTAGGACTATACTTCTTTCTTGTAAACTGCCCCATAACTTCTGGGCAAAAACTATAAATACTgtatgctacatcataaataggtgcatgactagatctcttgtagagaagactccctatgagttacttaaagggagaaaaccaaatatatcccatcttagggcatttggatgcaagtgctttgtgcacaacaatggtaaagactccctaggcaagTTTGATCCTAGAAGTGATGaaggagtattcttgggatattcttcacttAGCAAAGCTCATAAgttctataacaaaagaactatgtgtgttgaagaaagtgttcatgtggtttttgatgaaactaacattctttctgagagacaggaacatgaCGATGaggcaattgggctggtaagaaacttaaatgaaaccacagcctAGACTGAAGCTGCACTGGAAGAAGGAACAAGTGATGGAACAGGTTCTTCCACCCATAGCGGCATGACATGGGGAAGAGAACAAAGAGAAAATTATCCCCAAACCTCAATGGAACCTGTCTAAGAACCTGTTCCACAACAGCAAAACACTGaaggaacatcaaggggaaaccagttggttgtgaaatcttacaagtatcaaagttctcatcccattgagaatataattactgatccaacctctggaatcaaaactagatcttcattaaagaatatttgtgcttttgatgctttcttatctcttattgaacctaaaaatgttgctgaggctttgcaggatgcataCTAGGTAAatacaatgcaagatgaactcaaccaatttgaaaggagtcaagtttggcatctggtatcaagacccaaggacaaatcagtaattggcacaaaatgggtctttagaaacaaacttgatgaagatggaacagttacaaagaacaaggcaagattggtggttcaaggatatagccaagaggagggcatagactatgatgaaacctttgctccagttacaaggttggaagcaataagactcctcatagcctttgctgcttacatggaattcacccttTACCAGATGGatatcaagagtgccttcctcaatggctatctaaaggaaaaagtatttgtcaagcaacctccgggttttgaaagcaaggagagtcctgatcatgtgtacaaacttgacaaagcactttatgggctaAAGCAGGCTCCAAGAGAATGGTATGAATGATTTTCAAaatttttgcttgagcatgactacaagagaggtatagttgacaatactttgttcttgaaagaaaaagttaaagatatcttggtagttcagatatatattgatgatataatctttggagcaactactgataagttaagtaaagtatttgctaaactaatgggggctgaatttgaaatgagcatgataggtgagcttaatttctttttaggcttacaaattaaataaaattcaaatggaactatgatccatcagcagaagtatgcaaaagagttgcttaaaaggtttaaaatggatgatttcaaagaaattgacactcctattgcaacatctacaaagttggatatagatgaacctgattcttctgttgatcagaagttgtataggggaatgattggctcattgttgtatctcactgctagtagacctgacattgtttttagTGTAGGcgtttgtgcaagatttcagaaAAATCCAAAGCAGTCTCACTTGACTGatgtcaagagaattttgagatatctaaaaggcaccacttatctttgtctatggtatccaaaaggtagtaatttcagtCTAGTGAGATATGTTGATGATGATTATGcaagttttcttgtggatagaaagagcacctcaggtatgacacactttcttggctcatgtcttgtgtcttgggctacCAAAAATCAAtattcagtggccttatctactgctaaagctgagtatgttgctgctgcttcatgttgtgctcaattgttatggatcaaacatcaattaatggactttggaattaaTGTTAGTTGTATCCCCatttttttgtgataacactagtgctattagtatgaccaagaacccggttcatcacaagagaactaagcacatagatgttaggcatcactttttgagggataactatgaaaagggtttgataaCTGTGGAGTTTTGTGCTACtaacaagcaaatagctgacatcttcacaaaagctctaagtagagatcactttgaaaggaacaagttagaattagggatAATTAAGTTCACCTAGAAGGACCAgttcaaaaattcataatgaaaaaaaaaaaatcttggttagaaaatatgtaaattttgtatataactaGATTaaattttgctcagtctcatactttcaatagtatactcttgtgccatgtgctaaaatgattcattaatctctaatgatatgtTTTCTAATTTGGAAAATTTAGATTTGCCCAAGACAATTCTCattgaagaacctggttcatcaagattactcgGTATattttctacactctgcataatttaaaataataatatttggatcatgagcagAGTCCTACTTAATTCCTAACTCTTTTGGACTTATCCGTTATAAGTAAACCAGTTCCGTTCAAAAGACTGCTAACcgaattgaagtacctagattctagggatacactccaaagtcttttcaaaactgaaattcagtttgattagacttctaaaAGTCTGAAAAGCTTTCGTTACCCCATTAATTACTCCTCTTTAAATTGATCAGCTTTATTGTTTTCTTCACTCCATTCTTTTCAAGCCGTCAAATACTCTTCATATTCTCTCATCTTCCAAACACAATCCAATTCTCTTCTCTCCCATACCCAAGCACAGAAATGGCTAACACTCCTGAAAATCCTTCATCTCCACCCAAGGAAATCACACCCACACCATCTATCACACCTTCAACCATACCTCTGTCTAAGAAAGGAAGAACTAAGATGCTTGCTCGCAAAACTATAGCAGGGAGCGCATTATCCAAGAAATTAGATAAACAATTGAAGGATAGCCAGGTCCAAGAACCTCAGGAATCTGAAGACTCATTTAAATCtgctactgagggggaagaaacaaTTTCTTCTAAAATTGAACAGGTATCTTTTGGCCCTAAAGCTACTCCTGAGACAATTTCTGAAGTTGATACAAATTTAGAAAATAGCTTTGTGCTGGTAGGGTCTATAGCAGGTGTTGAAACTACAGAGTCTGGAGAAGTtgatggtaaaaataaaaagggaaaagaaaaagagagcaagggAGTTAGGAGTGCTGTGAGgggaaagggtaaaagagtggttgattcttcacaCACTCCTGTTagtttaaccaaagacacagGTGCAATGGTTGTTTAGGGAGAAAAATCTGCTGAAGTAGAGGACACTGTAAAGAAAacagggggaagtgggtctggcaAAGCTGCTGAAGGGCTGGTTCAGCTTGGAAAAAATAGAGATGAGCCTATTTCATGTGAACAGGAAACCCTAGCAGATCTACTGAAAAGAGTGACTGAGAGTTATAATTCAAAGAAGAAAGGAAGTTCAAAGGCGAATACCCCTGGCACTGCTAGGGCTAACAAGAAAAGGATGGCTGCCCCTTCTGTTACTGTTGAAATTCCTCCCACAAGAGGAAGAGCCACAAGAAGTCAGCTAAAGCAGAATGAGGTAGAACTGCAGAAAGCCTAAGAAGAAAGTAGAAGAAAAACAGTTGTTAAGGGAAAGAAGAAGGTGGATGAGCCTGTTGAGGCTGTTGACATTGATGAGATGGACCTGGTCTTCGAGATGAATATGAAACTGAAGAAGTGGAGGTTCTGACTCCCAAAACCAAGAAACCCAAGACTTCCACTAAGAAGTCTATTTTAGAGTCAAAGTCTGCTGAACTATCCTCCTTGGCAAAAAGAACAAGGTCTGCTGTGAAggcaaaacaagtcaaaaatgttgaagaaaaggAATGGGGTGGAGAGGAAGAAGATGATTGTGACACTGATAAAGAcaagatggccaagtttggcaAGAGGACAATTTTGAAGGGCAGACTCCTTAGAGACTTGGAGGAGCAAGGAATGGTGTTGCTTTTGGAGAAGTTGGAGTTGCAAggctggaaggacatggtccttcagatggatggcAAGTTGGCCAGAAATGAAATTGTTGAGTTTATGGAAAATATTGAGGTGAAAGATGGAAGGGTTACAAGTAAAGCGAAATGAGTGCAAGTCTCCGTCGATATGAAAGAGTTAGGAAAAATTCTGGGTGTACCTGCTGAGGGGTACAATGACTATACAAAGCTTAAGTGGCCAGGCCTAGAAAATCTTCCTACTGCCGTTACCATTACCAGAACATTCAATGACAATGAGGATAAAGTTGGGCCCAAGCCTGTGTACAAGagtgagatgaagccaccccacaaGGTGCTGTTCAAATTTGTCAACAAATGTGTTCTACCAAGGCAGGAAAGGAGACACATTGCAAACTTTATGGACTTGGTCCTTATGGAGAGTTTAGATAGTGGGATGCAGATTAATTGGCCTGGATTTATAATccagcttcttgatagggttctaaATGGCACCAAGACTTATGCCATTCCCTATGGCTTCATTCTCACAGCTGTGCTTGCACATTTCAAGGTATCTATGAAGAAGTGGGAGGCTGGTACAAGTAAGGATCATTTTGGAGCAAATACTCTgattgcttgtgactatgaagtccatgccACTCctaaagaacccggttcatccaaGAAGGTACCAGTGAATAGCAAGATACGAGtcttggtgcaagaaagtggggctaaggatgctgagattgagaggctgaagaagaggttggcagaggtggagactgagagagatgTTCTCAGAACTGAGCTGAcaagagaaaaggagaagaatgatggcattcttcaggatatgctgaaactcctccaagccaaaaatcaagcacctagttcttcccagccttaagcctcctagcctagtgtagatcaaccagtgacccagttcgggattttttgtttcttttgctcatgtttccagtgtttttatttcttcttatgctttgTGGTAGAATTTTATCAAtcatcaataaaattcattgtcttttgctctaactgtttatttatatttctttgatggttaaaattcttagcttgatctataatgattaatccatgattgcatttgaagtagcctagtggccatgagtaagttttaaaatctggttatcttacttatttatgcaacttttcgatgatgccaaaaggggggaaAAGGTTGTGTTTTACACTTTGAATAGTGATGTTTATAACTTAATGTACCTGGTCCTTGATGACAAGTGattaaaaggaaaaatatttctaacattgtgttgatgttgagctaagttgaaacatggcctaagcttatgaaaaaacacagagtttgtcatcatcaaaaagggagaatttgttggctcaagtgaaggttagttttaaAGATTGACAAAGAAAcctcaggcatgaaccaggtccatcccttgtgtaCATAGACACGAgcagattcgagcatgtgggatgcacgtgaaggagataagcttaacttggtataattgatatcttctgatcgaaaaggttgcataattgatccAAGGAAGAGTTAGAAATTGAGAAGGGAGGAGTTAGAAATTGAGAtaaactagaactcttccaccaaggaagagtagcattagaactctagttatttcttcatctactaaCTTTATATATtgtaggatgttctcattctacatggaggtacaaaagcagaagttaaacttgaattgagagcaaaatagctaggcattttgcaagcaattcgtgtgtgattcaagtgtgcaaacttgaagctacatgaaccagttccaagtgtctgtcttttattctagttcaattgtagtaggtattttcatattgtaccttttagctttatctagaagaaattgtaataggtactcagagtattcaagttagagttaacttgaagttgtcgcagcagttagaggctggttgccacaacgggattagagttaatcctaggttcacaaaagtattttgtaagtgcagtttttggctcagtgattttgTAGAGAGTTTGAAAAAAGCCTACTGAGAAGTAGGTcatgattttttcaccttttgagccaggtattttttcacataaaatactcgtgttctttacttttcgcatttactatttcagcaaTAGTAGGTTAAGAAACACTTAGTTGAACCAGGTCCTTCCATAATCAGTTTAagcgaaaaattggacaccatacaaatcaccccctccccccttgtgtggtattgaagttaaaacattaTATTATGATATAGAATTCGATGATAGCGAGTTTCGAGCATAAACGTGGAAGCTTTGACCATGCAAGTGAATCTGTTATGCCTTGTTATGCATTATATATATTTTCTATGTTAAATTTTGACATGCTACTCGACGTCTATgttatatgttgatgacttgttaatcAAGATTTAATTATCCATGTTGAGTTGATagctcttgatatgatatttgacGATGTTGCATCTTTTGTTATAGTTTGTTGTAAATAATTATTCAGTCACAtatttatttgattagtgagtatcacatgacttgaacctcgtcaccacttaaccgaggttagtcttgatacttaacgAGTATACGTTGtcccgtactcatactacacttttacataTTTGAGGTAGCGTTGCATGTTCGCTCGTAGACCCTTGGAGTCCACTTCCCCTATCATTCATATTGTTATCTATAAATTTAGAAAGTATTGTATTATTGCAATATTTTTTGTATTCTGTTTTAGATCCCATGACTCTATACCACCAGGTGTTTGGAAAATTTGACGGTGTAGTATTTTATGCTATCTATTGTTAAAGATTTATTTCGCTATTTATGTTAAATTGTATTTTGTTTCGTTGGATTTTATTTGTATTATATGTtagattacctagtcttagaggttaagtgccatcacgactgttggttggattttggatcgtgacagaaacTCACACGAGCCCTCGGGATCCATTCAAAACATTTCAATTAGTCCAAATCCCTATATGGACTTATGGCTAGAAACACGAAGTAAAATGCTATAAATCAAATTGATAACTCAAATTAACTTGAGAATCTTAAACTTCCATTTGTTATGCAATAATGTCGAGATGCAtctgagcccctcaggacctaATTCGAATATATATACtcgttcaaaatcatcatacgaacatataaAAACTTCCAACTATGAAACTAAGTTCGTTTGCTCCAATTGTTGATCTTGGTCAACTGTATGAACTTTAATGATTCAAGTTAGAATTCAAGTGTTCCTAAATACTCTCGAACCGTTCGGGACACAAACCACCGATACCCGTGAGTCATAAATAACTAAATGAACCTACCAGAAGTCTCAAACAAGGGAATGTGGTGctaaactcaaaatgaccagttgggtcattacattctccccgcCTTAAAAATATTAACGTGCCAAGTATCTTACTGAAATCGTCAAGCAGTTGTATAAACTTATCACACACATTCTCGCTGCTATCTCATGTCACCTTCGTATAGATAATAACGTTGGTATATCTTAACTGAGGATTCCTTCTACGACTTTAGCTTATAAGCTCATAAATCATTCTTTGATATCTTGAACTTCCTCAAGAGTCtaattctcatatatatatatatatatatatatatatatatatgcactatTTCAATCTGAATAACCTGTGTCGAGTCATAAATGGACAACTGGAACGTAACCACGTGATATATCCCATATGTTTTATATTCATAGCAATACCTCTTGGTCACGATAACTCCTCGTTACTAAATCTGGTGCCAATAAAATGCCCAAATTTAAATAGATCATTCTCCCAAATCTTCATGACACTGCTAATAAAAAGAACtttgtagaaactcataaccacccatcataACTTTAGGTCAtggatttttctttttcaatttaatCCATTTCATGCTTTGTGTTGCCTGAAAGAGTTTTTATTCCAAACCGACCTCATTGAAGTTTAATTTCAGTAATTCCAGGTCCATTATCTTAATACCATCAAATACAAGTTTCTCAACCAACAAGTCACACTAATTATCACATAATATCTCAAAAAATATAGTTGCGCAATATACTAATAATTGCCGAAATATGTCAAATCTGTAAAAAAGCTACTGGTGACATTACTTCATGAGTCTATGGTAGtacttttcaataa
Encoded proteins:
- the LOC138907458 gene encoding uncharacterized protein; this encodes MANTPENPSSPPKEITPTPSITPSTIPLSKKGRTKMLARKTIAGSALSKKLDKQLKDSQVQEPQESEDSFKSATEGEETISSKIEQVSFGPKATPETISEVDTNLENSFVLVGSIAGVETTESGEVDGKNKKGKEKESKGVRSAGEKSAEVEDTVKKTGGSGSGKAAEGLVQLGKNRDEPISCEQETLADLLKRVTESYNSKKKGSSKANTPGTARANKKRMAAPSVTVEIPPTRGRATRSQLKQNEVELQKA